The proteins below are encoded in one region of Williamsoniiplasma luminosum:
- the ybeY gene encoding rRNA maturation RNase YbeY has translation MLKISFQNQTSTEMQEYQKLAKKIIVSAVKILELKNENLNLSINFIDEQEAQKMNLEYRHKNYIPDVISFPIEMTNQEVEALGFREIGDIFICFAEAQRKSIKYQHTVVEEMGFLFVHGFLHLLGFDHETNLDDEKEMFDLQTKILLKNKINYEIKFIEEDYEVKENEF, from the coding sequence ATGCTAAAAATTTCATTTCAAAATCAAACTAGTACAGAAATGCAAGAATATCAAAAATTAGCTAAAAAAATAATTGTCTCGGCCGTTAAAATCCTTGAGTTAAAAAATGAAAATTTAAATTTATCGATAAATTTTATCGATGAGCAAGAAGCTCAAAAAATGAATTTGGAATATCGCCATAAAAATTATATTCCAGACGTCATTTCATTCCCAATTGAAATGACCAATCAAGAAGTTGAGGCGTTAGGTTTTCGAGAAATTGGGGATATATTTATTTGCTTTGCTGAAGCACAAAGAAAAAGTATTAAATATCAACATACAGTTGTTGAAGAAATGGGATTTTTATTTGTTCATGGTTTCTTACATCTTTTGGGTTTTGATCACGAAACGAATCTTGATGATGAAAAAGAAATGTTTGACTTGCAAACAAAAATATTATTAAAAAATAAAATAAATTATGAAATCAAATTTATTGAAGAAGATTATGAGGTAAAAGAAAATGAGTTTTAA
- the dnaG gene encoding DNA primase gives MTNISKEKIDEILNKADIVSIISVYVSTHKKGRNFWAVCPFHNDSEPSMSISPEKKIYKCFSCGASGNAIDFVKNFKRVDFITSLIEVAKNAGINLDEIKNSEQRSKHTSQQEKIFEINEQAMNLFKTIIYSIEGVKAMEYLQKRNISKSEIEYWDIGFAAKNIKLYDKLIEKGYEQKQLLAAELITLKDGKVYDYFFDRIIFPIKNEDDKIIGFSARTMEEITPKYVNSRETIVFKKSELAYNINNVLKIINMKKELIVLEGFMDVIALKRIGIENSIALMGTSLSEFHLKLFKKLKSKIILFLDGDGPGVQATLKIAKKLLQQNIKVTIVNNDTKYDPDELINQGKQEILKIMIEKSIHPIKFVIEKLYQENDVSNPDWLKKYLNETFEFIQMSNDLIVNETFLNELAKITNMNIDVIKKYYDAFTNNHHFNTGYQNDEVSKQVVISTPTKKDNLKPKSKNGEAIAENKILVNLLNTNEFLETISNKIDLIGNVDMRLVIEEVIKKYKNHQYAGHDLKKILKLIEESNLDSSIALMDIVTTPLNNIEFTQKSLDDSFLTLEIFKKIKERDELDIRLKEAKDFQIKKSYAKMKDALTKEIMKLEKIRGNK, from the coding sequence ATGACGAATATCTCAAAAGAAAAAATTGACGAAATTTTAAATAAAGCAGATATTGTTTCGATAATTTCTGTATATGTATCAACTCATAAAAAAGGTCGTAATTTTTGAGCGGTCTGTCCTTTTCACAATGATAGTGAACCATCGATGTCAATATCTCCAGAAAAGAAAATTTATAAATGTTTTTCATGTGGAGCTAGTGGTAATGCAATTGATTTTGTTAAAAATTTTAAACGTGTGGATTTTATTACATCATTAATTGAAGTCGCTAAAAATGCTGGTATCAATCTTGACGAAATTAAAAATAGTGAACAAAGAAGTAAACATACATCTCAACAAGAAAAGATTTTTGAAATTAATGAACAAGCAATGAATTTATTTAAAACCATCATTTATTCGATTGAAGGTGTGAAAGCCATGGAATATTTGCAAAAAAGAAACATTTCGAAAAGCGAAATTGAATATTGAGATATTGGATTTGCTGCTAAAAATATTAAACTTTATGATAAGTTGATTGAAAAAGGTTATGAACAAAAGCAATTATTAGCAGCGGAATTAATTACGCTTAAAGATGGCAAGGTTTATGATTATTTCTTTGATCGAATTATTTTTCCAATCAAAAATGAAGATGACAAAATTATTGGATTTTCAGCCAGAACCATGGAAGAAATCACTCCAAAATATGTTAATAGTCGTGAAACAATAGTCTTCAAAAAGTCAGAACTTGCATACAATATCAACAATGTTTTGAAAATTATCAACATGAAAAAAGAACTTATTGTTTTAGAAGGTTTTATGGATGTGATTGCATTAAAAAGAATTGGAATCGAAAACTCCATTGCTTTAATGGGGACTAGTTTGAGTGAGTTTCATCTTAAATTATTTAAGAAATTAAAATCTAAAATTATTTTATTTTTGGATGGAGATGGTCCTGGGGTTCAAGCAACATTAAAAATTGCAAAAAAATTATTACAACAAAATATCAAAGTCACAATTGTCAATAATGATACTAAATACGATCCAGACGAATTAATTAATCAAGGCAAACAAGAAATCTTAAAAATAATGATTGAAAAATCGATTCATCCAATCAAATTTGTGATTGAAAAACTTTATCAGGAAAATGATGTATCAAATCCAGACTGATTAAAAAAATATTTAAATGAGACATTTGAATTTATTCAAATGAGTAACGATTTAATTGTGAATGAAACATTTCTAAATGAACTTGCCAAAATAACCAATATGAATATCGATGTTATTAAAAAATATTATGATGCATTCACCAATAACCATCATTTTAATACTGGGTATCAAAATGATGAAGTGAGTAAACAAGTGGTGATTTCAACACCAACCAAAAAAGATAATTTGAAACCAAAATCTAAAAATGGTGAAGCAATTGCTGAAAATAAAATTTTAGTTAATTTACTTAACACAAATGAATTTTTAGAAACTATTTCAAACAAAATAGATTTAATTGGCAACGTTGATATGCGTTTGGTCATTGAAGAAGTGATCAAAAAATATAAGAATCACCAATACGCAGGACACGATTTAAAAAAGATTTTAAAGCTGATTGAAGAATCTAATTTAGATTCTTCAATTGCACTGATGGACATTGTGACGACACCATTAAACAATATAGAATTTACCCAAAAAAGTTTGGATGATTCATTCTTAACCTTAGAAATTTTTAAGAAAATTAAAGAAAGAGATGAATTGGATATTAGATTAAAAGAAGCAAAAGATTTTCAAATCAAAAAGTCATATGCAAAAATGAAAGATGCCTTAACCAAGGAAATTATGAAATTAGAAAAAATTAGAGGAAATAAATAA
- the recO gene encoding DNA repair protein RecO, translating into MSTTSFKGIVLNSIDYEDNHQVLTIFSDKYGKIGMVALGVNKPASKNKYALQTFNLSEFEIFKSRQRHTLSKLKTAILIKDHFEITKNYDNYMYVSAIGKIIEQATLDRQKNFRIYTILLNLLEKINLNENPFSNFVLTLFKLIQFFGGDWILNQCYRCYRSYKFYRAFNFEDYGLVCPNCVREDDPIQSAEFVSYIMKLKTTNVETEEIQIVPIKYHIYLVKHLFNYYEQTLGIWNPILEQIKEKEFVKNLKNV; encoded by the coding sequence ATGTCAACAACATCGTTTAAAGGAATTGTTTTAAATTCAATTGATTATGAAGATAATCACCAAGTGCTTACAATTTTTAGTGATAAATATGGCAAAATTGGAATGGTCGCTTTAGGGGTTAATAAACCGGCCTCTAAAAATAAATATGCTTTGCAAACTTTTAATTTGTCTGAATTTGAAATTTTCAAATCCAGACAAAGACATACACTTTCAAAATTAAAAACAGCAATTCTAATTAAAGACCATTTTGAAATCACTAAAAATTATGATAATTATATGTATGTTTCAGCAATTGGTAAGATAATTGAGCAGGCAACTTTAGACAGACAAAAAAATTTTAGAATTTATACAATTTTGTTAAATTTACTGGAAAAAATCAATTTGAATGAAAACCCATTTTCCAATTTTGTTTTAACATTATTCAAATTGATTCAATTCTTTGGTGGGGATTGAATCTTGAATCAATGTTATAGATGTTATCGTTCATACAAATTTTATCGTGCATTTAATTTTGAAGATTATGGATTGGTGTGTCCAAATTGTGTGAGAGAAGATGATCCAATTCAATCAGCTGAATTTGTGAGTTATATCATGAAATTAAAAACAACAAATGTTGAAACAGAAGAAATCCAAATTGTTCCGATTAAATATCATATTTACCTTGTTAAACATTTGTTTAATTATTATGAGCAAACATTAGGAATTTGAAATCCGATTTTAGAGCAAATTAAAGAGAAAGAATTTGTCAAAAACCTTAAAAACGTATAA
- a CDS encoding cysteine peptidase family C39 domain-containing protein, which yields MKYKFINQQDYEDCGWACLAMMIEHHQQKRFSLYELKNKYNSNKNGLSFFDLSAIAQYFKLEGKGYETNLEMLEQNNHQMPFILNVTNDYGASHFVIINKIENGQAYISDPSKTHPQVLNMEQLNQIFLSKVLIFRKKGKFKFQLNKEKIWLSLKNEILSLILLSILSIAYNFLWLWTSRFVMEFSTWITNQKIDYSTFATFALMALGSIILEFIYYLIQTKIFNNFYLKIFKQTLANLKYKNKGIEDLVIMDSLKEMNDYLKINFLMMETLINLFSLFTIGIVCVIWIWNINSSLVFFSLLMLSILLLVKFICNLTTDKFQDKKQYQEKNTNQNLGQFVKNYKLIKDKRIDQNLGSQVLDNVSLNSKISNQIQIVTTTDNLFHKLMNKIIYFLLFVVMFTLMKIGSLNFFDVIYVSILNSFLLNLAIQHLNPLMNLFIKRKNFHLFENYFLDHKKSTFQITQNQEINLPSEIDEIYNQANNSDEIFILTNNDQLIFPTIPENIFLGNKEIDKEVFNKLDLINLLKANEMELMMDIRELNNKQKQLINFLAIFFAKEKYFLLIEPLNLFSQAEQRKYLDLFEQLRIDCKYIYYSNK from the coding sequence ATGAAGTATAAATTTATTAATCAACAAGATTACGAGGATTGTGGTTGAGCTTGTTTGGCGATGATGATTGAACATCATCAACAAAAGCGCTTTTCCTTATACGAATTAAAAAACAAATATAACTCAAACAAAAATGGTTTGAGTTTCTTTGATTTATCAGCAATTGCTCAATATTTTAAATTAGAAGGTAAAGGTTATGAAACTAATCTGGAAATGTTAGAACAAAATAATCACCAAATGCCGTTTATTTTAAATGTGACAAATGATTATGGGGCTAGTCATTTTGTGATTATTAACAAAATCGAAAACGGTCAAGCCTATATTTCTGACCCTTCAAAAACCCATCCCCAAGTTTTGAATATGGAACAACTCAATCAAATTTTTTTATCAAAGGTGTTAATTTTTCGCAAAAAAGGTAAATTCAAATTTCAACTCAATAAAGAAAAAATTTGATTAAGTTTAAAAAATGAAATTTTAAGTTTAATTTTGCTTTCGATTTTGTCAATTGCTTATAACTTTCTTTGGTTATGAACGAGTCGGTTTGTGATGGAATTTTCAACATGAATTACGAATCAAAAAATTGATTATTCAACTTTTGCAACATTTGCTCTCATGGCGCTTGGGTCGATCATTTTAGAATTTATTTATTATTTAATTCAGACTAAAATTTTTAACAATTTTTATTTGAAAATTTTTAAACAAACACTGGCAAATTTGAAATATAAAAATAAAGGAATTGAAGATTTGGTGATCATGGATAGTCTCAAGGAAATGAACGATTATCTTAAAATTAATTTTTTGATGATGGAAACATTGATCAATTTATTTTCCCTTTTCACAATTGGGATTGTTTGTGTGATTTGAATATGAAACATTAATTCTTCACTAGTTTTCTTTTCGTTATTAATGTTGTCGATTTTGTTATTAGTAAAATTTATTTGTAATTTAACAACAGATAAATTTCAAGACAAAAAACAATATCAAGAAAAAAATACAAATCAAAATTTAGGTCAATTCGTCAAAAATTATAAGTTAATTAAAGATAAACGAATTGACCAAAATTTAGGCAGTCAAGTTTTAGATAATGTTTCATTAAATTCCAAAATTAGTAATCAAATCCAAATTGTGACAACCACTGATAATTTATTTCATAAACTGATGAATAAAATTATTTACTTCTTATTGTTTGTCGTTATGTTCACGCTCATGAAAATCGGTTCGTTAAACTTTTTTGACGTCATTTATGTTTCGATTTTAAATTCATTTTTGTTGAATTTAGCAATTCAACATCTAAACCCATTAATGAATTTATTTATCAAAAGAAAGAACTTTCATCTATTTGAGAATTATTTTTTGGACCATAAAAAATCTACTTTTCAGATTACTCAAAATCAAGAAATTAACCTTCCATCAGAAATAGACGAAATATACAACCAAGCAAATAATAGTGATGAAATTTTTATTCTGACAAATAATGATCAATTGATTTTTCCAACAATTCCTGAAAACATTTTTCTGGGTAACAAAGAAATCGATAAAGAAGTATTTAACAAATTAGATTTAATTAATCTTTTAAAAGCAAATGAGATGGAATTGATGATGGACATTAGGGAATTGAACAATAAACAAAAGCAATTAATTAATTTTCTGGCGATCTTTTTTGCCAAAGAAAAATATTTTCTTTTAATTGAACCTTTAAATTTATTTTCTCAAGCAGAACAAAGAAAATATTTGGATTTATTTGAACAATTACGAATTGATTGCAAGTACATTTATTATTCAAATAAATAA
- the era gene encoding GTPase Era, which yields MSFKSGFISIVGRPNVGKSTLINKMIGHKISIVTNKAQTTRNNIRGILTKKDEYQMIFIDTPGVHTSKKELDRFMNASALKSMKDVDIVIFLVPADETIGTNDKFILKQLEKQDVIKFLVITKSDLVSKNELFQKTQEWNEMVNNDFEEIIIISSTKDVNVDLLKDLILKHLPENDYQFYDEDMVTDQPNRFAIREIIRENILFKTGQEIPHSVAILIDELEEDESTINIVATIVVERESQKSIIIGQKGSKIKDIKYKSRKELKQLYEKNIELDLFIKVKENWRNSPSLIKMLGYDKNKY from the coding sequence ATGAGTTTTAAAAGTGGATTTATATCAATCGTAGGGCGTCCAAATGTTGGTAAATCAACCCTAATTAATAAAATGATTGGTCACAAAATTTCAATTGTAACTAATAAAGCCCAAACAACAAGAAATAACATCCGAGGAATTCTGACCAAAAAAGATGAATACCAAATGATTTTTATTGATACACCAGGTGTGCATACTTCTAAAAAAGAACTTGACCGCTTTATGAATGCTTCAGCATTGAAATCAATGAAAGATGTTGATATTGTTATCTTTTTAGTTCCGGCCGATGAAACAATTGGGACCAATGATAAATTCATTTTGAAACAACTTGAAAAACAAGATGTGATCAAATTTTTAGTGATTACTAAATCTGATTTAGTTTCAAAAAATGAGTTATTTCAAAAAACTCAAGAATGAAACGAAATGGTTAATAATGATTTTGAAGAAATTATTATTATTAGTTCGACAAAAGACGTTAATGTTGACCTTTTAAAAGATTTAATTTTAAAACATTTACCTGAAAATGATTATCAATTTTATGATGAAGACATGGTCACTGACCAACCAAATAGATTTGCAATTAGAGAAATCATTAGAGAAAACATCTTATTTAAAACTGGTCAAGAAATTCCGCATTCAGTTGCAATCTTAATCGATGAATTAGAAGAAGATGAGTCAACAATTAATATTGTGGCCACAATTGTTGTTGAGCGAGAAAGTCAAAAAAGTATTATCATCGGTCAAAAGGGAAGCAAGATCAAAGACATTAAATATAAATCAAGAAAAGAGCTAAAACAGCTTTATGAAAAAAATATTGAATTAGATTTGTTTATTAAAGTCAAAGAAAACTGAAGAAATTCACCAAGTTTAATTAAAATGTTGGGATATGATAAAAATAAATATTAG
- a CDS encoding DJ-1 family glyoxalase III, translating into MIKLAILLHDGLEETEAIATIDILRRAKITVEMVAVHDLLIKGSHQINFMAEKTLDQIQIDDYDGLIIPGGGVVEHLLTKANIIDLIKTFYQKDKVIAAICAAPQLLGKAGIVDHKKITHFPTCDNFLDHAKIDLTRPAITDGKIITGQSIGTVIPFALEIVKYFLGETAKMQLESEMVVNYS; encoded by the coding sequence ATGATTAAATTAGCAATATTACTCCATGATGGATTAGAAGAAACAGAGGCAATTGCCACAATTGATATTTTAAGAAGAGCCAAGATTACTGTTGAGATGGTTGCGGTGCATGATTTGTTGATCAAGGGTTCACACCAAATTAATTTTATGGCTGAAAAAACCCTTGATCAAATCCAAATCGATGATTATGACGGGTTAATTATTCCTGGTGGGGGAGTGGTTGAGCACTTATTAACAAAAGCAAACATCATCGATTTGATTAAAACTTTTTATCAAAAAGATAAAGTTATTGCCGCCATTTGTGCAGCTCCCCAATTGCTGGGAAAAGCTGGAATTGTTGATCATAAAAAGATTACACATTTTCCCACTTGCGACAATTTTTTAGACCATGCCAAAATCGATTTAACCCGACCAGCAATTACGGATGGAAAAATTATTACTGGGCAAAGTATCGGGACAGTAATTCCGTTTGCCTTAGAAATTGTTAAATATTTCCTTGGTGAAACAGCAAAAATGCAACTTGAAAGCGAAATGGTGGTTAATTATTCATAA
- a CDS encoding glycine--tRNA ligase: MAKTMEELVSHLKTSGFVFQGSEIYGGLANSWDYGPLGVEVKNKLKQLWWDTFVKRNPFNIGLDSSIILNSNVWKASGHIDGFNDPLIDCKKCHSRFRADKLILDFDPNKIIGSMSNQDLENYILESGIICPKCEAKDFTNIRQFGLMFKTSQGVIEDENSVVYLRPETAQGIFINFKNAQRTLRKKLPFGIGQIGKSFRNEITPGNFIFRTREFEQMELEFFYDEKEDQNWFEYWVNEVEKFLQKIELAKDSYRLNDIDQEDLAHYSKRTIDIEYNFPFGWGELWGIAHRGTFDLNAHQTLSKQDLTYLDTITNSKILASVIEPSVGVERLMLAIFWQAFCEEDLGDNNSRIVMKLPYNLVPYQVAVMPLQKQQNEQAKQIYLDLLNDFDATFDETGNVGKRYRRQDAIGTPFVVTYDFDSDNDQKVTVRNRDTMQQERVEISILKTYLKSKF, translated from the coding sequence ATGGCAAAAACAATGGAAGAATTAGTAAGTCATTTAAAAACTTCTGGGTTTGTATTCCAAGGTTCTGAAATTTATGGGGGATTAGCAAATAGTTGAGATTATGGACCTCTAGGAGTTGAAGTTAAAAATAAATTAAAACAATTATGATGGGATACTTTTGTGAAAAGAAATCCTTTCAATATTGGACTGGATTCTTCAATTATTTTGAATTCAAATGTTTGAAAAGCTTCTGGGCATATTGATGGATTTAATGATCCATTAATTGATTGCAAAAAATGTCATAGTCGTTTTAGAGCTGATAAATTAATTTTAGATTTTGATCCAAATAAAATTATTGGTTCAATGTCAAATCAAGATTTAGAAAATTATATTTTGGAAAGCGGAATTATTTGTCCAAAATGTGAAGCAAAAGATTTTACTAACATAAGACAATTTGGATTAATGTTTAAAACCAGCCAAGGTGTAATTGAAGATGAAAATTCAGTTGTGTATTTAAGACCAGAAACTGCTCAAGGAATTTTCATCAATTTTAAAAATGCTCAAAGAACATTAAGAAAAAAACTACCATTCGGAATTGGCCAAATTGGTAAGTCATTTAGAAATGAAATTACCCCAGGTAATTTCATCTTTAGAACTAGAGAATTTGAACAAATGGAATTAGAATTCTTTTATGATGAGAAAGAGGATCAAAATTGATTCGAATATTGAGTCAATGAAGTTGAAAAATTTTTACAAAAAATTGAACTTGCAAAAGATTCATACCGTTTAAATGATATTGATCAAGAAGATTTAGCACATTATTCAAAACGCACAATTGATATTGAATATAATTTTCCATTTGGATGAGGAGAACTTTGAGGGATAGCGCATCGTGGAACTTTTGATTTAAATGCTCATCAAACGTTAAGTAAACAGGATTTAACATATTTAGACACGATAACAAATTCTAAAATTTTAGCATCTGTTATTGAACCAAGTGTTGGTGTGGAAAGATTGATGCTAGCAATTTTTTGACAAGCATTTTGTGAAGAAGATTTAGGTGATAACAATTCAAGAATTGTGATGAAATTACCGTATAATTTAGTGCCTTATCAAGTCGCTGTTATGCCATTACAAAAACAACAAAATGAACAAGCTAAACAAATCTATTTAGATTTGTTAAATGATTTTGATGCAACGTTTGATGAAACAGGAAATGTTGGTAAACGTTATAGACGTCAAGATGCAATTGGGACTCCTTTTGTGGTTACATATGATTTTGATTCTGACAATGATCAAAAAGTTACTGTCAGAAATAGAGATACTATGCAACAAGAAAGAGTGGAAATTTCTATTTTAAAAACATACTTAAAATCAAAATTCTAA